TACTTCCTGACCAACCATACTTCCTGGAACATTAACATTATAGTTTCCGTTACCACCAGACATTGAACCCCAGAAATGGAAGCACGAATACTTTCTAACGGGAAACCTGCTGCTGATACTGTAAATGGATTAGGAATACCCGCATAAATTACATTCAGTTTTGTTGAAGAAACAGATGCTGACGGTTTTGCAACTTGATAAGTTTGTGGTTGAGTTTTATATTCCTTTACCTGACCATCAGTTTGGCGAACACGAACCGTACCAACCCATGTAAACTGACCAACACTACTTGTACCACCGGTATAAGTTCCTTTACCATCTTTAACGGATAATTTACTTCCATTAACAGTAATATCAGGAGTTGATCTCGAATCGCTGGCTGTTAAAAATACTTCAGCAGTATAAGGTTGCCCTTGAATTACATAAGAAGTAGGTGCTACTGCAACTGCCGCAAACTGATCCAAATTAACCTGTGCTTTATCCATATTTCCGAATAATTTCTTAACCACCTCTGCTTCAGCATTTTTAGTATCTGTTTGCAGTTTTGTTAAAATCGTCATTGCAGCAGTTAATGGCGTGCCCTCACCAAAGTAAGTTTCTTGCCAGTTTCCTTTTCTTTTTCTTGCAGGATCTTTAGCTTCAAGAGAGAATGAAACATTCGCTCTATCATTTTTGTCTAACAAAGAGATTAATTTTTCGCGTGTGGCATTAATTCTCTTTTTTAATTCATCTGCTTTTTTTTGATTAATCATGATATTCTGTGCAATATCCTGATTTGATCTATTTACCAAATCTTCAGTTTCTGGATCAATTCCATCACCTGCCTTGGTAAATTCTTTTTTAATGCTTTCAATATAATTATTTAAGTCATCAGCGGCCTTCTGTGCTTCTTTTGCCTTATCGTAAATTGGCTGTGCACGGGCTGGCTCTTCTTTCAACTTCGAATTTTCGAAGGCAGAAAATAACTGATTAATGCTTGTATTTACATTGTTTTTAGAAGTATCCAAACTATCATTGATATTTTTGAATGCATCTAAAATGGTATCTGATACGTTTAAGGCGAGCATGGCCAACAATACCAAATACATGATATTGATCATCCGCTGCCTTGTTGTTTCTTTTCCGCCTGCCATGTTTGATGTAGCTTTTCCTTTAAAAATTAAAAACTAAACAAATTATACACGTGGGCCGTTCATAGCCGATAACATATTGCCATAAATTGCATTAAGCGATGATAGGTTTTTAGCCAACTTATTCACCTCTTCTTTAAACTGTTTCGAATCTTCCATCGATTCGTTAAAGTTTTGCATGGTTAATGATAAGTTTGAATAGAATTTATTCATCGATTTTAGATGCGCGCTAGAATCTTGCAATTCTAATTCATATACGGCATTTAATGCTGATAAATTCTTAGCTAAATTACTAACCTGATCATGGTAGGCCTGAGAATCTACACTGCTCTCGCCCATTGCTTTCAAATTAGCTGTAGCTTTATCAAAAGATGCACTTAAATTATCGAAACCAGCAGAAGCAGTTTTAATTTTTCCTGTAAATTCGTTGGTTGCTGTAGATGCATCTGCAACATTAGAAATTGTTGCTACTTTATCGCCAAAAGTACGCAAACCAGAGCCTAAGCTTTCGATCAATTCAGGACCGATTTTAGCATCTGATAACATTTTATCTAAAGCAGCTGTATTAGATGCTGTTGCTGCAACTGGTCTTGCTGATGCAGTTGGCAATTCTCCTTTAAAATCTGCTTTTAGTTCAGGATAAACTCTTTCCCAAGCTGGTTCTGGCTCTGGCGGAAAAAATCCTGTTAAAAAGAATAAAAATGCCTCTACACCAAGACCAAGACCGATCATATAGTTACCCATAATTCCACCAATGTGTAGAATTTTAAATAACGCTCCAATAATTACAATACTTGCTCCCCATGAAATCGCTACGTGTAACCAGCCTGGTTGTTTCTTTGCTGCCATAAAATTTTGATGTTTTTCTTTAGTTTTTAGTTTGTTTGGTTTAATGTCTTAAGTCGGTGCCAGGATAAGATGAAACGCATCTGAAACCAATATATGATCTTTGTGTATCCTGATATTCGTATGTTGATACTGCATTTTGTAGAAAATAGCCAGTATCTTTCCATGAACCGCCTTTTACTACTTTACGCTTTTTGTATTTGCTATCAGTTGCACCGGCATCATAAGTAAAATTCGGGTTTAAATCATGCAATAATGGGCTTGCACCTTTATTATAAGCCGTTAATGTCCATTCGGAAACATTACCTGCCATGTTGTACAAACCATAATCATTAGGGAAATACGACCTTACACCTACTGTATAAATACCACCATCGCTCG
The nucleotide sequence above comes from Pedobacter riviphilus. Encoded proteins:
- the porM gene encoding type IX secretion system motor protein PorM/GldM translates to MAGGKETTRQRMINIMYLVLLAMLALNVSDTILDAFKNINDSLDTSKNNVNTSINQLFSAFENSKLKEEPARAQPIYDKAKEAQKAADDLNNYIESIKKEFTKAGDGIDPETEDLVNRSNQDIAQNIMINQKKADELKKRINATREKLISLLDKNDRANVSFSLEAKDPARKRKGNWQETYFGEGTPLTAAMTILTKLQTDTKNAEAEVVKKLFGNMDKAQVNLDQFAAVAVAPTSYVIQGQPYTAEVFLTASDSRSTPDITVNGSKLSVKDGKGTYTGGTSSVGQFTWVGTVRVRQTDGQVKEYKTQPQTYQVAKPSASVSSTKLNVIYAGIPNPFTVSAAGFPLESIRASISGVQCLVVTETIMLMFQEVWLVRKYPSMYRQVMLAKPLA
- the porL gene encoding type IX secretion system motor protein PorL/GldL — encoded protein: MAAKKQPGWLHVAISWGASIVIIGALFKILHIGGIMGNYMIGLGLGVEAFLFFLTGFFPPEPEPAWERVYPELKADFKGELPTASARPVAATASNTAALDKMLSDAKIGPELIESLGSGLRTFGDKVATISNVADASTATNEFTGKIKTASAGFDNLSASFDKATANLKAMGESSVDSQAYHDQVSNLAKNLSALNAVYELELQDSSAHLKSMNKFYSNLSLTMQNFNESMEDSKQFKEEVNKLAKNLSSLNAIYGNMLSAMNGPRV